From the Lathyrus oleraceus cultivar Zhongwan6 chromosome 4, CAAS_Psat_ZW6_1.0, whole genome shotgun sequence genome, one window contains:
- the LOC127137012 gene encoding protein ENHANCED DISEASE RESISTANCE 2-like, producing MGSRVKWLKLKYGIDTKKVTSTDMSENHNSEHEYTSIFRFQSLEGWLYLIRCNRFGLQFSRKRYFVLDHHLLRSFKSVPNSDDQDPVRSAIMDSCIRVMDNGRESINRKVFFIFTLYNTSNHNDRLKLGASRPEEAARWIQCFHEASLKGAPEDIGCSKRKWQSYSLSGSSSRNHQNSIDWTLSSSDVIAPSPWTIFGCQNGLRLFKEAKDRDSGGKKRDDHPAIMAVGVVDGTSEAIFQTLMALGPSRSEWDFCFSKGSVVEHLDGHTDIIHKQLYSDWLPWGMKGRDLLLRRYWRREDDGTYVILYHSVFHKKCPHQKGYVRACLKSNVC from the exons CGAAAACCATAACAGCGAACACGAATACACTTCCATTTTTCGGTTTCAATCATTGGAAGGATGGTTATACCTTATACGCTGTAACCGTTTTGGACTTCAGTTTTCGCGTAAGCGTTACTTCGTTCTCGATCATCACCTTCTTCGTAGCTTCAAATCCGTTCCCAATTCCGACGATCAG GATCCTGTTAGAAGTGCTATTATGGATTCGTGTATTCGTGTAATGGATAATGGAAGGGAGAGTATTAACAGAAAA GTGTTTTTCATTTTCACACTATATAACACTTCGAATCATAATGATCGATTAAAG TTAGGAGCGAGCCGTCCTGAAGAAGCAGCGAGATGGATTCAATGCTTTCATGAAGCGTCTTTGAAG GGTGCCCCAGAAGATATAGGATGTTCCAAGAGGAAATGGCAGTCTTATAG CTTAAGTGGATCTTCCAGTAGAAATCACCAAAATTCTATAGACTGGACACTCTCTTCTTCTGATGTTATTGCCCCATCACCTTGGACAATCTTTGGCTGCCAAAATG GTTTACGACTATTCAAGGAAGCAAAAGATAGGGATTCTGGTGGGAAG AAACGAGATGATCATCCCGCAATAATGGCTGTTGGTGTGGTAGATGGAACTTCAGAAGCCATTTTCCAGACTCTTATGGCACTTGGTCCTTCAAGATCCGA ATGGGATTTCTGTTTTTCCAAGGGGAGTGTAGTTGAGCACCTAGATGGTCACACCGACATTATTCACAAGCAGCTATATAGTGATTGGTTGCCTTG GGGAATGAAAGGAAGAGATCTGTTGCTGCGGCGTTATTGGAGGAGAGAAGATGATGGAACCTATG TTATTCTTTACCATTCCGTGTTTCACAAAAAGTGTCCTCACCAGAAAGGCTATGTCCGTGCCTGCCTTAAAAGTAATGTATGCTGA